From the genome of Candidatus Eisenbacteria bacterium, one region includes:
- a CDS encoding biotin/lipoyl-binding protein, which yields MKRWKWKKKHLLIGAGVVLVLAVVTGTAMRGKGEKAMTVQAGKVERKKIVQKVSATGKIQPKTQVEISADVSAKITKLDVVEGQVVRKGQLLVELDRERYLAAVESAEANVRSAEANA from the coding sequence ATGAAGCGCTGGAAATGGAAGAAGAAGCACCTCTTGATCGGCGCGGGAGTCGTGCTCGTGCTGGCCGTGGTCACCGGCACGGCGATGCGCGGAAAAGGCGAGAAGGCGATGACCGTGCAGGCCGGCAAGGTCGAGCGGAAGAAGATCGTCCAGAAGGTGAGCGCCACCGGGAAGATCCAGCCCAAGACCCAGGTCGAGATCAGCGCTGACGTGAGCGCCAAGATCACGAAGCTCGACGTGGTCGAAGGGCAGGTCGTCCGGAAGGGCCAGCTCCTCGTGGAGCTGGACCGCGAGCGCTACCTGGCCGCGGTCGAGAGCGCGGAGGCGAACGTCCGCTCCGCCGAGGCGAACGC